The stretch of DNA CCGGTGCAACGGCCGCAAAGTGGGGGTGCTGGGCCAGGTTTCTACCGCTGTCTCCCGCCGTTTTGACCTGTCCGGCGGTGTCTTTGTCGCCGAATTGGAACTCCACAAGCTGCTTTCACTGCCCGAATCCATACCCCAATTCGAGCCCATCCCGGCATTTCCGCCCTCCCTGCGGGACCTGGCCGTGGTGGTGGACCGTTCTGTCCAGGCCGGCGAATTGGCGGAGACCGCCCGGAAATCCGGCGGCGCGTTCCTGCGCAGAGTGGACCTCTTCGACATCTACCAGGGACCGCAACTGCCCGGCGACAAGAAAAGTGTCGCCCTGAGCCTCGTTTTTCAGTCCCCTGAAAAGACCCTGACCGACGCGGACACGCAGAAAAGTGTGGACAAAATCCTCAAACACCTGCAATTGCAGCATGGGGCGCAGTTGCGCTAAATGCCATGAACTCCCTCGTTAAAAGCCAGCTTGAGCATCTTGGCAACGCCTTGCAGGAACTGGCGGATGTGATGGCCATGGCCCAGACGCGAGCCAACTCTGTCGAGAAAGACAAGGACCGCATTCTGCAGGAGAACTGGACGGCTGTCCGGCAGGCCAAAATCATGAAGGAGACCATGGACCGCCTAAACGAAGTGCTTGACGAAAACGAGCGTCTCAATTTGAAACAAAGCGCGGCCCGTGAGCATGTTCTGCATCTGCTGGAATATGCCCGCGCACTCGGCGATGAGATGGAAAAATGAGTCAGTCAAAAGAGTGCGATGTGCGCATCGAAAACGCCATGCTGACTGTTCCGGTGATGGGTGACCCGGACCGCACGCAAAAGCTGGCCGAAGAACTGACTGTCCGCATTCAGCGCATCAGCAAGGAGCGAAACTCCTTCAACTCCTACCATTTTGTTTTGCAGGCCGCTTTGGAACTGGCCCATGAAAGGGACCTGGAGATTCTGGAGCGGGAGAAGCAGGACCAGGAAATCGTCCACGCCATGAGCGAACTGGTCCGAAAAATCCGGTCACTCATCAACCTGCACACCCCCAAGGACATCGAAGGAGAAGAGGACGAGTAGGGGGTAGGTGGAAGCAGCCCCCTCTTAAGATTGCTCTTTCTCCCCACGCCGTTTTGTACCCGCCGGGAAGTCCCTCTTCGGCGAAAGCAAACCATATGACAACGGCTTAAACACATCCCACCATGCCTTCGCGAAAGCAAAGACCGGTCCAACCTGCTTTTGCCAGCGCACACAAAAACCGCCACAAACCACAAAATAGGGCGGCTTTCCGTCTCTGCGTTTAATGTCTGATAATATATATTATGATGTTATCGCGACTGGCTTCTATTTGAGCACATCGCCAGACAACCAACCCTACTGTGATTCGTTTTGAAGCCACACACCCTAAGTGTTATGCCTTGATTCTCCACAATGTGCCACATCATGAATTCTCGTCATATTATGACCTCATTAATGATAACAGAATGTCGTGGTTACTTATTATTTTACAATTACTTACACACATAATACTTCCTGATAAAATTGACAGCCACACTGCGTTTTCAGTGGTTTGGTCTTGGTGTTCTGAAAAAAAACAGTACCCTGAAGTGCTTTATGCTATAGGCGGTTTTTAGCGGTTTTTGTATTAAGTGGAAAACCGCTCAGGGCAAAAGAAGCTCCCCTCTCCCCCACTTTACAGACACTCCCCCAGTGTTTAATTTTGGAATGGTGACAACGTGGGAGATAAATTTACGTCACTGGCCGCTGTGATGGGTGGCCCGGAGTTGGCCGCAGGCGGCGTCAATGTCCGCCCCCTTTTCCCGGCGCAGGGTGGCCTTCACCCCGGCACGTGCCAGCCCGGCCTGAAACGCCACACATCGGGCTCTGGGGCTTGGCCTGTACGGAAGACCGGAAACCGGATTCCAGGGAATAAGGTTTACGAAGGCGTGGAGGCTCTTCGCATACTCCGCCAGTTCACGGACATCATCAGGGGTGTCGTTCACCCCGTCCAGCAGGGTCCATTCAAAGGTCATCTGCCTTCCGGTTTTTTGGGTGTATTCCCTGACAGCCTCGCGGAGCCGGTCCAGTCCAAACTTCCGGTTGAGCGGCACCAGGCGGGAGCGCTTCTCGTCATTGGCCGCATGGAGGGAGACGCTCAGGCGCACCTGCCAGTCCTCCTCCGCAAAGCGGGCTATCCCCTTCACCTCCCCGGCTGTGGACACCGTGATGCGCCGCGCCCCGATATTGAGACCGTCGGGATGCATGAGCAGGCGGACGCTTTTGACCACCGCCTCGTAATTCCGGAAGGGCTCCCCCATGCCCATGTACACAATGTTGGGCTGGGTGTCCCGTGGAATCTCCCCCTCCTTCAGCAGATGCAGCACCTGTCCCACAATCTCATCCGCCTCCAGATTCCTCCGGAAGCCGCCCATGCCGGTGGCGCAGAAATCACACTTGAGGGGGCAGCCCACCTGGGAGGAGACACAGACCGTCACCCGGCTGCCGTCGCGGATAAGCACGGATTCAACCGTCTCCCCGTCGGCGAGCAGAAAAAGCATTTTCATGGTTCCCGAGCCTGCCGAGGTCTGGCATTTGGCCGGAGTCATTTCCCCCCCCGCGCATTCTTGGGTGAGTCGGTCCCGCAAAGCGAGGGGCAAATTGGTCATTCCGGCGAAGTCAAACACGCCCCGCCCGTGAATCCAATGGAATATCTGCCGCCCCTGAAAGGGCTTGAGTGAAAACGTTTCCGCAATTTCCTCAGGATAAAGGCCGGCAAGTCCCGGTTTCCGGTGTGTCATTATTTTGCCGTCCCGTTCACAGAGTCATCCTCCCGGTGGTGGTCCATATAGCCACCGTCCCCGCTGTCCAGTTCCCGCTCCTCAATCAGCAATGCTTCCGGGGGAGGAGCCCCGCCGGACACCTGCCCCCGCAGGGTCTCCACCTGCCGGAATCCACGGCGCTTCAGGGCCGCGACATTGGCCTCCAGATTGAAAATATCCCCTTCGAGGACCGGATTAATGTCTATCCGGCGCATGTTGAAACTCATTTGGGCCTGCTCGCCGGGAAACACCGACGCCACTTTTCCGGGAAACCGTATCCCGTCCCGCTCGTAATAGTCCCCCTTGACCGTCACCGCCAATTCCCTGCCAAAGGGGTCCAGCAGCCGGTTTTCAAGGACCACCCAGGGGGTGCCCTGCACTTTCAAGCGCCGACGGGCCACCCCGTCGCCAGGCCGGTCCAACACCTCCATTTCCACAGTTTGACTCGCCGGGTCATAGCCCAAAATCCGCACCTGTGAGGGGGGCAAGTTCCGCCAGGGTTCAGGCTGGAACATCTCACGGGCCATCTCCGCGGAGGAAACCGTGTTCAACCGCTCCCCTTCCGGGCGGTAATAATACTGCTTTTCCGTGGGAAACTGGAGCAAAAAGGCCTTTCCCGAACAGGTGAGCTCGACAAAGCGGGTGCCGTATTTCCGACCCACCACATGAAGGTCCAGCGGCTGCCGGTAGGAAATCGAACTCTCGCGGGATATCTGGGTGGCCTCCAGTTCGGGCGACTGCAACACCACCGTGCCTGTGGCCCGGAACCCGGCGAGCCTTTCCTCGTTTTCCGAAAGACTCTTCAATATGTCCTTGACCTTGGGGGCGCCCGCCGGAAGCATCCCATGCTGGAGGGGGTCCCCCAGACGGGCACAACCTGAAAAAGAAACTAGCAGAAAAAGAACTGCGGTGGCCGGCAATGCGCGACGAAAGAAAAACACGGAAAAACTCCTGCCTGAGAAGAGACACACCTGTGAGAAAAGCGGGTCGGAACTTGAAAAAAGGCCGCCCATGTGCTATAGTCTCGCGACTTTGCGGCATGATTATACCATGCCACGCAGGACCAACCCAACGTGAATTTCAGGAGTTAGTCATGTCCAGAGTATGCCAATACAGTGGAAAACGTCCGACAGTCGGCCATCGTGTGGTCCGGCGCGGTAAGGCTAAACGTGAGGGCGGTATCGGCCAGAATGTCACCGGCATCACGAAGCGCCGGTGGAAACCGAACCTCCAAAGCATCCGCATCATTGACGAGAACGGAACCGTAAAGCGGATCAAGGTGTGCGCCCGGTATATCAAGGCGGGCAAGTTCACCAAGGCGCCGCGCGGCTCCATGCGTCCGCCGAAGGCCGCCACGGCTTAATCCCCCCCACTCTGAAACAGAACGCCCCGGTTTCCCTCGTGGAAACCGGGGCGTTTTCTTCAGGCAAACTCCCCCATCAACCCGCCGGTTTGACGGCGGCAGCATCCGCAGGGTCGGCCGGAATTTCCAATGCCTCCCCCGCTCCGGCAACGTCAGAGGATGCCTCCGCCGCCGGTTCCGGGTCCCGGAGCCTGGGCACTATGGGCGGAAGCCCCTTGTCATGGTCCACCTTCAACCCGGCCTTTTCCGCCGCCTCCACCACGGTGCGAACCACATCGTCCGGGGCTGCGGGATGCCTGCGCAGCACCACTGTGACCCCGGCGGTGGCCTTTTCAAACGTTTCGCGCATCTGCTCCACGGTCATTTTTTTAGTGGCCGAGTAGATGGTACCGCTCTGGCCGATGGAGACATTAATCTCCCCGGCCCCGCCCGAGACACGGTGCTGTAGCCGGCCCCAGAAATCCTTCTTGTTGTACCGGCTCGCACCCGCCACCTCCGCCTCGGCCTGGGCCAGTTGCTCCGCCTCCGGCGAGGTCTTGTCGTCCACGATGGTGGTGGTGATGAAAATCAGCAGCGAGTTGTTCTGGGAACTCCGGCTCGGGTTCCGGAACAGGCCGCCCACAAGGGGCAGGTCACCCAGGAACGGCGTCTTCGTGGATGCATGGCGGGACTTGTCCCGGCGCAGGCCGCCCAGCACCACCGTGTCCCCGGAATTCACCCGCACCTGGGTGTCGGCGCGCCGCGCCGTCTTCTCGGGCACGCTCGACTTCTGGTCGTTGACGGTGATCTCCTTGTCAATGAAGGTGCTGTCCTCGGCGCTGATGTCCAGCAGGATGTTCTCGTCCTCCGTGATGACCGGATACACGGTGAGGATGGTGCCCACGTCAATGAACTCGACCCGGTTTGTGTTGTTCACGCCGGAGTACCTGTTGTAATTGTCGTTAACACCCCCGCCGCTATAGCCGCCGTAGCCGCCATAATACGTTGACGCCGACACATAGGGCACCCGTGTGGCGTTCTCAAACATGGCCTCCTCCCCGTCCTGAACGGTCACGCGCGGCGAGGAGAGGATGGTCGCCTTGTTCTGCTTGTCCAGGTAGTCCAGCGCCAGCGCCAGCTTGTTGCCCGCATACCGGTCAATAAGCTGGTTTCCGAGCACGTCCGTGAGCAGGGGCCGCGTGATGTTGCCCTCGCCGTCCAGTTGGAGCGCGCCATAGGACGGTATGGCGTAGGGAAGCTGACCCACCTGCATGGTCTCACCACTGCCTTTGGCCGCGAGGGAGGGCTTGAAGCCCTGTCCGCCCTGCACGGAAATCGGCGAACCCGACGCCGACCCGAAATAGGACCAGTTCACATTGAAGGCGCGCTCGACCTCGT from Candidatus Hydrogenedentota bacterium encodes:
- the rlmN gene encoding 23S rRNA (adenine(2503)-C(2))-methyltransferase RlmN; translation: MTHRKPGLAGLYPEEIAETFSLKPFQGRQIFHWIHGRGVFDFAGMTNLPLALRDRLTQECAGGEMTPAKCQTSAGSGTMKMLFLLADGETVESVLIRDGSRVTVCVSSQVGCPLKCDFCATGMGGFRRNLEADEIVGQVLHLLKEGEIPRDTQPNIVYMGMGEPFRNYEAVVKSVRLLMHPDGLNIGARRITVSTAGEVKGIARFAEEDWQVRLSVSLHAANDEKRSRLVPLNRKFGLDRLREAVREYTQKTGRQMTFEWTLLDGVNDTPDDVRELAEYAKSLHAFVNLIPWNPVSGLPYRPSPRARCVAFQAGLARAGVKATLRREKGADIDAACGQLRATHHSGQ
- the rpmB gene encoding 50S ribosomal protein L28 encodes the protein MSRVCQYSGKRPTVGHRVVRRGKAKREGGIGQNVTGITKRRWKPNLQSIRIIDENGTVKRIKVCARYIKAGKFTKAPRGSMRPPKAATA
- the zapA gene encoding cell division protein ZapA, producing MSQSKECDVRIENAMLTVPVMGDPDRTQKLAEELTVRIQRISKERNSFNSYHFVLQAALELAHERDLEILEREKQDQEIVHAMSELVRKIRSLINLHTPKDIEGEEDE